The Haloferax sp. Atlit-12N region CCGAAGACGTACGAACCGAGGAGCCACGCCCAGAAGCCGGCCGCGAGGAGCCCGATAGCTCCGTACAGGAACAGCGAGAACAGAGAGAGGGAGTCGAACATCGCTTCAAATCACGGATTGTGTTGCGGCCGGGACGCGTCGCTCAGTCGAGGGCGTCGCGGACGGTATCGACGAAGGCGTTCGGGAACTCGACGTGCGGGAGCAACATCGCGTCGTCGAAGACGACGAGCGTGCAGTCGGCCGCGTCCGCGAGGTCGCGCCCCCGCTTCAGCGGCGTGATGTCGCTCTCGCGGCCCCAGACGAGCGTCGTCGGCACGTCGAGCGCCGACAGCGCCTCGCCGAGGTCAATGTCGGTGTTGAGGTAGCCGGAGATGAACGACGCCGGCGCGAAGCGCGCGCCCTCCTGATGGGCGGTGCGCCACTCGTACTCCTGCCACTCCTCGCCCGCCTTCTCGGGGTCGTAGTAGCCGTGGTCGGCGTTGAAGTAGCGAATCGACGGCCGGGAGGCGATGACGTTGAACAGCGCCTCGCCGACGACCGGCGCGCGGACGAGTTCGCGGAGCCACTCCTTCGGGTCGGGCCCGCCGCGCGACGTGGGACAGACGAGGACGAACCGCGAGACCGACACGTCGTCTCGCTCCGCGGCGGCGACGGCGTAGGCTGCGGTGAGCGACGAGGCGACGACCGCGGGGTCGTCGTACTCGGCGAGGAAGTCGCCGACGAAGTCCTCGTAGAGCGCGGGCGAGTAGTACAGCGCCGGCCGGTCCGAAAGCCCGAACCCGGGGAGGTCGGGCGCGACGACGTGGTAGTCCTCGGCGAGGGCCGAGAACACCTCGCGGAACTCGCCGGACGACCCCGCGGCGTTGATGCCGTGGAGGAGGACGAGCGTCGGGTCGTCCTCGTCGCCGGCTTCGACGTACGACACGTCCATGCCGCGCCAGCGATACGTCCCGTGGTTTCCGGAGAGCGGCGGTTCGAGAGGCCCTACGCGTTTCGAGAGGGCGGCGTTGGTCGCGGCGGCGAGACCGACGCCCGCTGCGGCCAGTCCGATGGCTCGTCGGAGTTTCATGTCACGTAGATGGTGCGCGGTGGCCTTAATTCGCCCGCCCGTGGCGGGGTGACGGGCGACGGGCAACGGGCGGAACGCAGCACGCGGCGAGCGACCCGCCCGAGTCGCGGTCGTCTCAGCGT contains the following coding sequences:
- a CDS encoding alpha/beta fold hydrolase, yielding MKLRRAIGLAAAGVGLAAATNAALSKRVGPLEPPLSGNHGTYRWRGMDVSYVEAGDEDDPTLVLLHGINAAGSSGEFREVFSALAEDYHVVAPDLPGFGLSDRPALYYSPALYEDFVGDFLAEYDDPAVVASSLTAAYAVAAAERDDVSVSRFVLVCPTSRGGPDPKEWLRELVRAPVVGEALFNVIASRPSIRYFNADHGYYDPEKAGEEWQEYEWRTAHQEGARFAPASFISGYLNTDIDLGEALSALDVPTTLVWGRESDITPLKRGRDLADAADCTLVVFDDAMLLPHVEFPNAFVDTVRDALD